The proteins below come from a single Fastidiosipila sanguinis genomic window:
- a CDS encoding helical backbone metal receptor — protein sequence MKKLFKQSLVLGCALVLTFTSVACADNNKINDNAENSAKTTTESSMENSEKESSSETSAAKDNEAQDDKKDSEVKEYKNIVAASKTIAEYLELFDKDLVGIAEQEDLPEKYANVTRIGAPRRLNLEIIVSLKPDLVVANDSSEKDLEQTMKTQGIETLYLDSSTYDSIFANIEQLGKLFGQEQKAESIVNDLKAKETAILEEAKSLQGKSAAILFGTGEHIQLATKHSYLGNLLEKIGVKNVADVLSDAENKYVPFSLEQLIAQNPDYILTLAHGNKKQAQAAFKDEFKKPLWQSTEAVKQNRLIHLDDHKYPVTGNIHVLETLEGLIKLLKEAGA from the coding sequence ATGAAAAAATTATTTAAACAATCTTTAGTTTTAGGATGCGCATTAGTACTAACTTTTACTAGTGTAGCCTGTGCAGACAATAATAAAATCAATGATAATGCAGAAAATTCTGCAAAAACTACAACCGAGTCTAGTATGGAAAATTCAGAAAAGGAAAGTAGTTCTGAGACTTCAGCTGCAAAGGATAATGAAGCACAAGATGATAAGAAAGATTCAGAAGTTAAGGAATATAAGAATATTGTCGCTGCGAGTAAGACAATAGCTGAATATTTAGAATTGTTTGACAAGGATTTGGTAGGAATTGCAGAGCAAGAAGATTTACCAGAAAAGTATGCTAATGTAACTCGTATCGGTGCACCAAGACGCTTGAACTTGGAGATTATCGTAAGTCTTAAACCAGACCTAGTTGTTGCAAATGATTCATCTGAGAAAGATTTAGAACAAACTATGAAAACTCAGGGTATAGAGACACTTTATCTAGATAGCTCAACCTATGACTCAATTTTTGCAAATATAGAGCAGTTGGGTAAATTGTTCGGTCAAGAGCAAAAAGCTGAGAGCATTGTTAATGATCTAAAAGCTAAAGAGACTGCTATTTTAGAAGAAGCTAAATCTCTACAAGGTAAATCTGCAGCAATTTTATTTGGTACTGGAGAACATATTCAATTAGCGACTAAACACTCATATTTAGGTAATTTATTAGAAAAAATTGGCGTAAAAAATGTAGCCGATGTTCTTTCTGACGCAGAAAATAAATATGTTCCTTTCAGTCTAGAGCAATTAATTGCCCAAAATCCTGACTATATCTTAACCTTGGCTCACGGTAATAAAAAACAAGCTCAGGCAGCGTTTAAAGATGAGTTTAAGAAACCATTATGGCAATCAACAGAGGCGGTAAAACAAAATAGACTAATTCATTTGGATGACCATAAATA